The following are encoded in a window of Cycloclasticus pugetii PS-1 genomic DNA:
- a CDS encoding YhdP family protein, which produces MSKVRLFGHSLLWFFTVSLGVLAVLLMTARFFLTEVPEYKHDLEVYLSEEIGAEVGITSLSARMSGFNPQLSLRGITINGLNKQTNALKVGEIRLSFNPLDLVTGETKPNKITIVNSHIKIQRLADGRFSLVGLTTAKNTDASSGDFSWLLEGRRYEVMDSQIIWQDDLRDLPDITLEKANIIFQNNGPEHALKVTAALPTEKGGTFVLAIKVRGDVLSTTNWDAKGYFKAEGIDIAEYLTRLKVETLSIDQGEGDVELWSTWKAAKLSKVKGNALVRRASLRQGDNEINVSDFSSHFAWETILNGWTLKAQDVVFKTQNSMQKESQFNVQYRSDNADNYSFDVTANGLNLKAITSIFQSVSVTDDSVLPILKEVKPTGLLNHASVSIQRRDTQLSWATCGELQGLTSEAYEVFPSINNFSGTGCATQDKGWLQLDVDNGSIHFTPLFREPITVDQLNGQLTWHKDAYGWSIKSDHITMNSPHIATQTRVNVTLPDGDEKPSIDLQTNFGAADSRYTALYLPVGIMGKQVVNWLDAAFIEGGVQGGGLLLSGPLSSFPYRQNEGVFQVLFSAQNLRLHYADKWPDALGVSADIEFKNEGMKINGHEGLIAGNEIDHVLVNIADFKTDKYLHLSGKVKNDIQGLYTFFKQSPLNEQMSGLLDYSTVSGSSVLDLNLDIPLRKNLKTKVKAKAQLKDNRLTVPDVGLVINAIEGEIEYDDQGIRGDSITGHFLDEKLSLAIKTEKDSTVIEGNGPLTISRLAKQYPSDFWRHIKGTGLAKVKVELPHKGLATGRLSTITLSSSLKGVGVDLPAPIGKQKNQVKPFKAIVQLGQSSLPIKAWYGDSLKTYIRLTNSQDKKLALEKADIHFGKDESKLPVKQGVQLSGEIEVLNITQWQQALGVDTSRISEPPMINQFNLNIRTLEWLDRVFDNVLVSGTHQHSTWSGEVNSPTVIGRYKVPDKFVDGSTISLELDTLKLPSNEGQVYSGKIPPMSPTDIPNLDLSSKEFFIGRSKLGTLTLQLRQKDNGVVIETLSLKSDRDDFKAGGAWEVLDGQSITGLKGTLNSQSLGSLLADMHITKKLKDAPVEFYFDLNWLGEPQDFSKDTLSGYAEIKSGQGRLLDVEPGIGRIFGLLSLNTLQRRLQLDFSDLVQKGLSFDKIKGRFNLLKGEASTKRFYLESPSARLDFQGDVSLVNEQLDQLITVTPKTTESLPLAGAIAGGPLVGAAVFIAQKIAGKTVNKLAGYQYRVTGPWRDPTIEQISQPGGKIFGMMDNVLTPVFDATLGQLPLSGQKANEP; this is translated from the coding sequence GTGAGTAAAGTACGTTTATTTGGACATTCCTTATTATGGTTTTTTACCGTAAGTCTTGGTGTGCTTGCGGTATTGCTAATGACGGCACGATTTTTTTTAACAGAGGTGCCCGAGTACAAACATGATTTAGAAGTGTACTTGTCTGAAGAAATAGGTGCTGAGGTTGGTATTACCAGCTTGTCGGCGAGAATGTCTGGTTTCAATCCACAGTTAAGTCTAAGAGGTATAACAATAAATGGGCTAAACAAACAAACAAACGCACTCAAGGTGGGTGAAATTCGCTTATCGTTTAATCCACTTGATTTGGTGACGGGGGAAACCAAGCCAAATAAAATAACCATCGTTAATAGTCATATTAAAATACAGCGGCTTGCTGATGGGCGTTTTTCTCTCGTTGGTTTGACAACTGCAAAAAACACGGATGCTTCATCAGGTGACTTTTCTTGGTTATTAGAGGGTAGACGTTATGAAGTAATGGATAGTCAGATCATATGGCAAGACGATTTACGAGACTTGCCAGACATTACCCTTGAAAAGGCAAATATCATTTTTCAAAACAACGGGCCAGAACATGCACTCAAAGTGACTGCGGCATTGCCAACAGAAAAAGGGGGAACCTTTGTTTTAGCTATTAAAGTTAGAGGGGATGTTTTATCAACAACAAACTGGGATGCTAAAGGCTACTTTAAGGCAGAAGGGATTGATATAGCTGAATACCTGACGCGGTTAAAAGTAGAAACGTTGTCTATTGACCAAGGTGAAGGTGATGTTGAGCTTTGGAGTACGTGGAAAGCCGCTAAATTGTCAAAGGTTAAAGGCAATGCCTTGGTACGAAGAGCCAGCCTTAGGCAGGGCGATAATGAAATTAATGTGTCTGACTTTAGTAGTCATTTTGCTTGGGAAACCATTTTGAATGGTTGGACATTAAAAGCCCAAGATGTAGTGTTTAAAACACAGAACAGCATGCAGAAGGAAAGCCAATTTAATGTGCAATATCGCTCGGATAATGCGGATAATTATTCCTTTGATGTAACAGCAAATGGGCTTAATTTAAAGGCCATTACCAGTATTTTTCAGTCTGTTAGTGTGACAGACGATTCTGTCTTACCTATTCTTAAAGAGGTTAAACCAACGGGTTTATTAAATCATGCAAGTGTTTCTATTCAACGCCGAGACACACAGCTTAGCTGGGCTACTTGCGGCGAGCTGCAAGGCTTGACGAGCGAGGCGTATGAAGTATTTCCAAGTATTAATAATTTTTCTGGAACAGGCTGTGCAACGCAAGATAAAGGTTGGTTACAGCTTGATGTGGATAACGGCTCGATACACTTTACGCCGCTGTTTAGAGAACCGATAACGGTTGATCAGCTAAATGGTCAATTAACGTGGCATAAAGACGCGTATGGCTGGTCAATAAAGTCTGATCATATCACGATGAATTCACCGCATATTGCGACACAAACACGGGTGAACGTTACGTTACCTGATGGCGATGAAAAACCTTCGATCGACTTGCAAACAAATTTTGGTGCAGCGGATAGCCGCTATACAGCGCTTTATTTACCGGTTGGTATCATGGGCAAACAGGTTGTTAATTGGTTAGATGCAGCTTTTATAGAAGGTGGGGTTCAAGGAGGTGGTTTATTACTTAGCGGTCCATTATCAAGTTTCCCATATCGTCAAAATGAAGGTGTTTTTCAAGTGCTATTTAGCGCACAAAATCTCCGCTTACATTATGCAGATAAGTGGCCAGATGCGTTAGGCGTGTCAGCAGATATTGAATTTAAAAATGAAGGGATGAAGATTAATGGGCATGAAGGCTTAATAGCGGGTAATGAAATTGATCATGTTCTTGTTAATATCGCAGATTTTAAAACAGATAAATACTTACACCTAAGCGGTAAGGTTAAAAATGATATTCAAGGCTTATATACCTTTTTTAAGCAGTCACCGCTTAATGAACAGATGAGTGGCTTATTAGACTACAGCACTGTGTCTGGGTCCTCGGTTTTAGATTTAAACCTTGATATACCGCTTAGGAAAAACCTTAAAACAAAGGTGAAAGCGAAAGCGCAATTAAAAGATAATCGACTAACGGTTCCTGATGTTGGGCTGGTTATTAATGCTATTGAAGGTGAAATTGAATATGACGACCAAGGCATACGTGGGGACTCAATTACTGGGCATTTCTTAGATGAAAAACTTAGTCTAGCGATCAAGACGGAAAAAGATAGTACGGTCATTGAAGGTAATGGCCCGTTAACTATTTCGCGTCTTGCAAAACAGTACCCGTCAGACTTTTGGAGGCATATTAAGGGTACTGGTTTGGCCAAGGTAAAGGTTGAGTTACCGCATAAGGGATTAGCGACTGGAAGGTTATCGACGATCACATTAAGCAGTTCTCTCAAAGGGGTAGGGGTGGACTTACCCGCGCCGATAGGTAAGCAAAAAAATCAAGTAAAGCCCTTTAAGGCGATAGTGCAGCTGGGTCAGTCCTCATTACCAATTAAAGCCTGGTATGGAGACAGCCTTAAAACCTATATACGATTAACCAATAGTCAGGATAAAAAACTGGCCCTAGAAAAAGCAGATATTCATTTTGGTAAAGACGAGTCGAAACTACCGGTAAAGCAGGGAGTTCAGTTATCTGGGGAAATCGAAGTGTTAAATATTACACAGTGGCAGCAAGCTCTTGGTGTTGACACAAGTCGTATATCAGAGCCGCCCATGATCAACCAATTTAACCTCAATATTCGAACGCTAGAATGGCTAGATAGAGTCTTTGATAATGTGCTTGTTAGTGGCACGCATCAGCACTCAACTTGGTCGGGCGAGGTCAACAGCCCAACTGTTATAGGTCGATATAAAGTGCCGGACAAATTTGTTGATGGAAGCACAATAAGTCTAGAGTTAGATACCTTGAAACTACCCTCTAATGAGGGGCAGGTATATAGCGGCAAAATACCGCCAATGAGCCCTACTGATATCCCAAATCTAGATTTGAGTAGTAAAGAGTTTTTTATTGGGCGCTCAAAACTAGGAACGCTGACATTGCAGCTTCGTCAAAAAGATAATGGAGTCGTGATTGAAACATTATCTTTAAAATCAGATCGTGATGACTTTAAAGCGGGCGGCGCGTGGGAAGTTCTGGATGGGCAAAGTATAACGGGTTTAAAAGGAACGCTTAATAGTCAGTCATTAGGTTCTTTGTTAGCGGATATGCACATCACCAAGAAACTGAAAGATGCGCCTGTCGAGTTTTATTTTGATTTGAACTGGTTAGGCGAGCCGCAAGATTTCTCAAAAGATACGCTCAGCGGGTATGCAGAGATAAAATCAGGTCAAGGGCGTTTGTTAGATGTCGAGCCTGGCATTGGGCGGATTTTTGGTTTGTTGAGTCTAAATACACTGCAAAGGCGCTTGCAGCTCGACTTTAGTGATTTGGTACAAAAAGGCTTGAGTTTTGATAAAATAAAAGGGCGCTTTAACTTGCTAAAAGGCGAGGCATCTACAAAGCGTTTTTATTTAGAAAGCCCGTCGGCTCGCTTAGATTTTCAAGGGGATGTTAGTTTAGTTAACGAACAATTAGATCAGTTGATTACGGTGACACCAAAAACAACGGAAAGCTTACCTTTAGCCGGTGCTATCGCTGGTGGTCCTTTGGTCGGCGCAGCGGTATTTATCGCTCAAAAAATTGCTGGCAAAACAGTGAATAAATTGGCCGGCTATCAATATCGTGTTACCGGGCCATGGCGTGACCCGACGATAGAACAAATTAGTCAACCTGGGGGTAAAATATTTGGCATGATGGATAATGTGTTAACGCCTGTTTTTGATGCAACACTTGGCCAGTTACCTCTTTCAGGGCAGAAGGCTAATGAGCCGTAA
- the rng gene encoding ribonuclease G, translated as MSDEILINITPPETRVAVLENGVLQELIIERQRKRDVVGNLYRGEICRVMPGIQAAFVEIGIGRAGFLHASDVLVAGETPSEDKGIEHFLQQGQKVVVQVLKAPIGTKGPRLTMSISIPSRYQVFLPYSEKLALSQQLEDEAERERLLACMEIFKEQGYSGGYIARTASEGVSEESIRADMLFLNKLWEVISLQVKEVPIGLIYEDLPLALRILRDWYQTSVTKIVIDSKSNFDRMLDFSIKFMPEVEHLLELYKGHRPLFDMYSIESDIKAALERKVPLKSGGHLILDQTEAMTTVDVNTGSYLGRGNQEQTIFKTNMEAAQVTAHQLRLRNLGGIIIIDFIDMHNEEHKAAVLNALEKAMIKDHAKYTISNVSELGLVEMTRKRTRESLEQVLCEPCATCSGTGMVRTPETTCYEIFREIIRDARQYEAKELLVLASNEVVDMMLDEESTTLADLESFVGIRIRFRAENEYTQEQYDVVLV; from the coding sequence ATGAGCGATGAAATTCTGATAAATATCACGCCGCCTGAGACACGGGTGGCGGTGCTTGAAAATGGTGTCTTGCAAGAACTGATTATTGAGCGCCAGCGTAAACGAGATGTTGTTGGGAATTTATATCGTGGTGAAATATGTCGTGTTATGCCAGGTATTCAAGCGGCTTTTGTGGAAATTGGTATCGGCCGGGCTGGTTTTTTACATGCATCTGACGTGTTGGTGGCGGGGGAAACTCCCTCGGAAGACAAAGGCATCGAGCATTTTTTGCAGCAAGGTCAAAAAGTTGTCGTACAAGTTTTGAAAGCCCCCATTGGTACAAAAGGCCCGCGTTTAACGATGAGTATTTCAATTCCATCTCGTTACCAAGTTTTTTTGCCTTATTCTGAAAAATTAGCGCTGTCCCAACAATTAGAAGACGAAGCCGAGCGAGAACGGTTGCTAGCGTGTATGGAGATTTTTAAAGAGCAAGGTTACTCAGGTGGTTATATCGCAAGAACTGCGTCAGAAGGGGTTAGTGAAGAGAGCATTCGCGCTGATATGCTGTTTCTTAACAAACTTTGGGAAGTGATCAGTCTTCAAGTAAAAGAAGTGCCTATTGGGCTTATTTATGAAGATTTACCTTTGGCTTTGAGGATATTACGGGATTGGTATCAAACATCAGTCACTAAAATTGTTATAGATTCGAAGAGTAACTTTGATCGAATGCTGGATTTTTCAATCAAGTTTATGCCGGAAGTAGAACACTTATTAGAATTGTATAAAGGCCATCGGCCCTTATTCGATATGTACAGCATTGAAAGTGACATAAAGGCAGCATTGGAAAGAAAAGTGCCGTTAAAGTCAGGTGGGCATTTGATACTTGACCAAACAGAAGCAATGACAACGGTTGATGTTAATACTGGCAGTTATTTAGGACGAGGTAATCAAGAGCAAACTATTTTTAAAACTAATATGGAAGCGGCTCAAGTTACTGCACACCAGTTACGGCTGAGAAACTTGGGTGGCATTATCATCATCGATTTCATTGATATGCATAACGAAGAGCATAAAGCGGCGGTGTTGAATGCCTTAGAAAAAGCAATGATTAAGGATCATGCAAAATATACAATTAGTAATGTTTCCGAGTTAGGTTTGGTCGAAATGACACGTAAGCGGACGCGGGAAAGTTTGGAGCAAGTGTTGTGTGAACCTTGTGCTACGTGTTCAGGCACGGGGATGGTGCGAACACCAGAAACGACGTGTTATGAGATTTTTCGTGAAATTATACGAGATGCTCGGCAATACGAAGCAAAGGAGCTATTGGTGTTGGCGTCAAATGAAGTTGTCGACATGATGCTCGATGAAGAATCAACAACATTGGCAGACTTAGAATCTTTTGTTGGTATACGCATTCGTTTTAGAGCAGAAAATGAATATACCCAAGAACAATATGATGTGGTGCTAGTATAA
- a CDS encoding Maf family protein, whose protein sequence is MKRLILASASPRRAELLRQLGVEFNVKPVDIDETPLKGELPYDYVQRLAIEKAKAAKVFYPEQEVLVLGSDTTVVIEGEILGKPDSKEHALAMLRKLSGKRHTVLTSVAVMGQQNAYVVSESTVTFSTLSDHQLEWYWLTGEPKDKAGAYAIQGKGAVFITELNGSFSGVMGLPIYETAQLLKQHGLDVSQAKTV, encoded by the coding sequence ATGAAGCGATTAATATTAGCATCGGCATCACCAAGGCGGGCTGAATTGCTGCGTCAGTTGGGTGTTGAGTTTAATGTAAAACCTGTCGATATAGATGAAACTCCGTTAAAGGGTGAGTTGCCATATGATTATGTTCAGCGTTTGGCAATAGAGAAAGCCAAAGCAGCAAAGGTTTTTTATCCGGAACAAGAGGTGTTGGTGCTAGGGTCTGATACGACCGTTGTTATCGAGGGGGAGATTTTAGGTAAACCAGATAGCAAAGAACATGCCTTGGCAATGTTAAGGAAACTGTCAGGTAAGCGACACACAGTGTTAACATCGGTGGCCGTTATGGGGCAACAAAATGCGTATGTAGTTAGTGAAAGCACGGTGACATTTTCAACTCTCTCAGATCATCAGCTTGAATGGTATTGGTTAACAGGGGAGCCAAAAGATAAAGCCGGCGCCTATGCAATACAAGGTAAAGGCGCTGTTTTTATTACCGAATTGAATGGCAGTTTTTCAGGTGTTATGGGGCTTCCTATCTATGAAACAGCTCAGTTACTTAAACAACATGGACTTGATGTAAGCCAAGCTAAAACTGTTTAA
- the rlmH gene encoding 23S rRNA (pseudouridine(1915)-N(3))-methyltransferase RlmH encodes MKLKILAVGQKMPSWVSHGYQEYAKRMPRECSLEMIEIPPAKRTKQSNVSKVVELEGKKILSMIKDVDYVVALEVKGKQWSTEELANKLSAWQGVQPSIIFIIGGADGLSAECLKRANEQWCLSALTFPHPLVRVVLAEQLYRGWSLMNNHPYHRE; translated from the coding sequence ATGAAGCTGAAAATTTTAGCAGTAGGGCAAAAAATGCCCAGCTGGGTGAGTCATGGCTATCAGGAATACGCAAAGCGAATGCCTCGTGAATGCTCACTTGAAATGATTGAAATTCCCCCTGCAAAAAGGACTAAGCAAAGTAATGTGTCGAAAGTGGTGGAGCTGGAGGGGAAAAAGATTTTATCCATGATTAAAGATGTTGATTATGTCGTGGCCCTTGAGGTGAAAGGAAAGCAGTGGTCAACAGAAGAGCTTGCAAATAAGTTATCGGCTTGGCAAGGTGTTCAACCGTCAATAATTTTTATCATCGGTGGTGCAGACGGTCTTTCCGCCGAGTGCTTAAAAAGAGCCAATGAACAATGGTGCTTATCCGCCTTGACGTTTCCTCATCCTCTTGTGCGTGTTGTTCTTGCTGAACAATTATATAGAGGCTGGAGCCTGATGAATAACCATCCCTACCATAGAGAATGA
- a CDS encoding OmpA family protein has protein sequence MNSKTLVTGIAAGLMFTLAGCTTVNPYTQEQQTSKAAMGAGAGAVTGAIIGAMKGDRKTALKGAVLGAAAGGGVGYYMDVQEAKLRQRLSGTGVSVSRVGNNLILNMPGNVTFTTGNSSINAGFYQVLDSVAIILKEYSDTTITVIGHTDSVGDEAYNQGLSEQRAQSVASYLRSQGVVGQRFNVMGYGEQSPIASNSTKEGRAQNRRVEITLTPLNVR, from the coding sequence ATGAATAGTAAAACCTTAGTAACAGGCATTGCAGCTGGTTTAATGTTTACATTAGCCGGTTGTACGACAGTAAACCCATATACACAAGAACAACAAACCAGTAAAGCGGCGATGGGTGCAGGAGCGGGTGCTGTAACAGGCGCTATAATAGGCGCAATGAAAGGGGACCGAAAAACGGCATTGAAAGGTGCAGTCTTGGGTGCGGCAGCAGGCGGTGGTGTTGGTTACTATATGGATGTGCAAGAGGCGAAATTACGTCAACGTCTAAGTGGAACAGGGGTAAGCGTTAGCCGTGTTGGAAACAACCTTATATTGAATATGCCCGGCAATGTTACGTTTACAACTGGTAACTCAAGTATTAATGCAGGCTTCTATCAAGTGCTGGACTCAGTGGCGATTATTCTTAAAGAATATTCAGATACGACCATTACGGTCATTGGCCATACAGATAGTGTAGGTGATGAAGCGTATAACCAAGGTTTATCTGAACAGCGCGCACAAAGTGTAGCGAGCTACCTACGCTCACAAGGTGTGGTTGGCCAACGGTTTAATGTAATGGGCTATGGTGAGCAAAGTCCGATTGCAAGTAACTCTACAAAAGAAGGGCGAGCACAAAACAGGCGAGTGGAAATAACATTAACACCATTAAATGTTAGGTAG
- the rsfS gene encoding ribosome silencing factor, protein MAQQLLTKVTEALDDKKGQHIEVIDVSGKCSFADHIVIVTGSSNRHVKSLAMEVSMVSKKHGLIPLGVEGMDAGEWVLIDLGDTIVHVMQPNIREFYQLEKLWTVETDT, encoded by the coding sequence ATGGCTCAGCAGTTATTAACAAAAGTCACCGAAGCGCTGGATGATAAAAAAGGTCAGCACATTGAAGTGATTGATGTGAGCGGTAAGTGCTCTTTTGCTGATCATATAGTGATTGTGACAGGCTCATCAAATAGACATGTAAAGTCTCTTGCAATGGAAGTATCGATGGTTTCTAAAAAGCACGGATTAATACCCCTCGGTGTTGAAGGAATGGATGCGGGTGAATGGGTGCTAATAGACTTGGGTGATACGATTGTTCATGTTATGCAGCCGAATATTCGTGAGTTCTACCAACTTGAAAAGCTTTGGACGGTCGAGACAGATACTTAA
- the nadD gene encoding nicotinate-nucleotide adenylyltransferase — translation MAKFIGIYGGTFDPIHLGHLTAASAVQKEIGLDEVRMVLSANPPHRIAPVLSAEQRFSLLKLAVREYPSLVADSCEMERSGPSYMVDTLSDFRRKYPNDSLVLVLGMEAFNGLMSWHRWEELIKLTHIVVTDRAGFDNQFEAAVKSYITPFLTKDKSQLKQQTHGKIYCQSVKPLDISATQIRQRIKDKKTVKEMLTSQCLDVINKNSFYR, via the coding sequence ATGGCCAAATTTATTGGAATATATGGCGGGACGTTTGACCCCATTCATTTGGGGCATTTGACAGCGGCAAGCGCAGTGCAAAAAGAGATAGGCTTAGATGAGGTGAGAATGGTTTTATCAGCTAATCCACCGCATCGTATTGCGCCGGTGTTATCAGCGGAACAACGATTCTCTTTATTGAAGTTGGCAGTGAGAGAGTACCCCTCGCTAGTGGCGGATAGTTGCGAAATGGAGCGAAGTGGGCCGAGTTATATGGTAGATACGTTATCGGATTTTCGTCGAAAGTATCCAAATGACTCGCTGGTGTTGGTGTTAGGCATGGAGGCTTTTAATGGTTTGATGTCGTGGCATCGCTGGGAAGAGCTAATAAAATTGACGCATATCGTGGTGACCGATCGTGCTGGGTTTGATAACCAGTTTGAAGCAGCAGTAAAAAGTTATATTACCCCTTTTTTAACAAAGGATAAGTCGCAACTAAAGCAGCAAACACATGGTAAAATTTACTGTCAGTCAGTGAAGCCTCTCGATATTTCGGCAACACAGATTAGACAACGCATTAAAGATAAAAAAACTGTAAAAGAAATGCTGACGAGTCAGTGTTTAGATGTGATTAACAAAAACAGTTTTTATAGATAA
- a CDS encoding glutamate-5-semialdehyde dehydrogenase: MSELKDYMYSVGERAKRAARVIANADTGVKNQALAFIADEIEHQQSVILQANALDVKAGQDSGLDAALLDRLALNEERVQAISEGLRQIIALPDPAGEISQINSRPSGIKVGQMRVPLGVIGIIYESRPNVTADAAALCLKSGNASILRGGSEAKHSNQAIAACITKGLNQAGLPNEVVQVVETTDRNAVGELIRMEDFVDVIIPRGGKGLIERVTKEARVPVIKHLHGVCHVYIDDLADKEMAKSIAFNAKTQRYGTCNTMETLLLAEGIAKDILPELAKLYTDKGVELRGCERTCQIIPSCEKAVEADWDEEYLAPILSIRVVDDMTAAMDHIHQHGSGHTESIVTADYSKAMQFLREVDSSSVMVNASTRFADGFEYGLGGEIGISTNKLHARGPVGLIGLTTQKYIVLGDGHIRQ; the protein is encoded by the coding sequence ATGAGCGAACTAAAAGACTATATGTATAGCGTGGGTGAGCGGGCAAAACGTGCTGCCCGTGTTATTGCTAATGCAGATACTGGCGTTAAAAATCAAGCTCTGGCGTTTATAGCTGATGAAATAGAACATCAACAAAGTGTTATTTTACAGGCCAATGCGCTAGATGTAAAAGCTGGCCAGGACAGTGGCCTTGATGCTGCTTTATTAGATCGTTTAGCGTTGAATGAAGAACGTGTACAGGCCATCTCAGAAGGCTTAAGGCAGATAATCGCCTTACCTGATCCTGCGGGAGAAATCAGTCAAATTAACTCACGACCTTCGGGAATAAAAGTTGGTCAAATGCGTGTCCCGTTAGGTGTGATCGGTATTATTTATGAGTCACGTCCAAATGTAACTGCCGATGCGGCTGCGTTATGCCTGAAGTCAGGTAACGCAAGTATTTTACGTGGCGGCTCGGAAGCAAAACACTCAAATCAAGCCATTGCAGCTTGTATTACCAAAGGTTTAAATCAAGCAGGCTTACCAAACGAGGTGGTTCAAGTTGTTGAAACAACGGATCGTAATGCAGTTGGTGAGCTAATACGTATGGAAGATTTTGTGGATGTTATTATCCCACGAGGCGGTAAGGGCCTGATTGAACGGGTCACTAAAGAAGCACGGGTGCCAGTGATCAAGCATTTGCATGGAGTATGTCATGTCTATATTGACGATTTGGCGGATAAAGAAATGGCGAAATCGATTGCGTTCAATGCAAAAACACAGCGTTATGGTACCTGTAATACAATGGAAACTTTATTGCTGGCCGAAGGTATTGCAAAAGATATCTTGCCTGAATTAGCGAAACTCTACACTGATAAGGGAGTGGAGTTACGTGGCTGTGAAAGAACTTGTCAAATTATACCCAGTTGCGAGAAAGCTGTTGAGGCTGATTGGGACGAAGAGTACCTTGCCCCTATTTTGTCAATTCGGGTTGTTGATGATATGACAGCTGCTATGGATCATATTCATCAGCATGGGTCTGGGCATACCGAGTCAATTGTGACGGCCGATTATTCTAAGGCAATGCAATTTTTACGTGAGGTTGATTCGAGCTCTGTGATGGTCAATGCCTCGACACGGTTTGCGGATGGCTTTGAGTATGGTTTGGGTGGTGAAATAGGTATCAGCACCAACAAGCTGCACGCGCGTGGCCCTGTTGGGCTGATTGGTTTGACGACGCAAAAATATATTGTGTTAGGTGATGGGCATATTCGTCAGTAG
- the holA gene encoding DNA polymerase III subunit delta has protein sequence MQLDVNQLSSSLNKKLAPVYLVSGAEPLQQGEAVDLIRQQARNAGFVNRQVLHVEGQFDWNQLYAASLNQSLFAEKNLIELNLPTAKPGREGSQAIEKMLDDLSADNLLIIVAGKLDGSAKKSKWFKSIDQHGVVVQVWPLVDDKLLRWLDHRLKRKGLKASAQGVKLLADSVEGNLLAADQEIEKLHTLFGPVELSIEDISNTVADNARYDVFKLTDSLLLGDAARALQILKGLLGEKLAAPVVLWALMRELRILASLSFEEKTMGRRDATFKKHRIWDSKKNTYMKALSRGGLGQWQAMIQACAKAERVTKGVETGDEWLMIEQICLAFCEPKRFNNQP, from the coding sequence ATGCAGTTAGACGTTAATCAATTATCTTCTTCGCTGAATAAAAAACTAGCACCGGTGTATTTAGTGTCGGGTGCTGAGCCATTACAGCAAGGTGAGGCTGTTGACTTAATTCGTCAGCAGGCCAGAAACGCGGGGTTTGTGAACCGTCAGGTGTTGCATGTTGAGGGGCAGTTTGACTGGAACCAGCTTTATGCCGCTAGTTTGAACCAGTCATTATTTGCCGAAAAGAACCTAATTGAATTAAATTTACCAACGGCTAAACCGGGGCGAGAAGGATCACAAGCGATTGAAAAAATGCTAGATGATTTGTCTGCCGACAATCTACTGATTATTGTCGCTGGCAAGTTAGATGGTTCTGCAAAAAAGTCAAAATGGTTTAAATCGATAGATCAACATGGGGTAGTGGTGCAAGTGTGGCCTCTGGTTGATGATAAATTGTTGAGATGGTTGGACCATCGTCTGAAGCGAAAAGGCTTAAAGGCAAGCGCCCAAGGTGTTAAATTGCTAGCAGACAGTGTTGAGGGGAATTTGCTGGCTGCTGATCAAGAAATTGAAAAACTTCACACATTATTTGGCCCAGTAGAATTATCAATAGAAGATATCTCAAATACGGTGGCAGATAATGCACGGTATGATGTTTTCAAGCTGACCGATAGCTTGCTGTTGGGTGACGCGGCAAGAGCACTTCAAATATTAAAAGGCTTGTTAGGGGAAAAGCTGGCGGCACCTGTCGTTTTATGGGCTTTAATGCGCGAATTACGGATTCTTGCCAGCTTAAGCTTTGAAGAAAAAACAATGGGTCGACGTGACGCAACGTTTAAAAAGCACCGGATTTGGGACAGTAAAAAAAACACTTATATGAAGGCTCTATCTAGAGGAGGGCTTGGTCAGTGGCAAGCGATGATTCAGGCTTGCGCAAAGGCCGAACGGGTGACAAAAGGTGTTGAGACAGGGGATGAATGGCTGATGATTGAGCAAATTTGTTTAGCGTTTTGTGAGCCGAAACGTTTCAATAACCAACCGTAG